One window of the Pedobacter ginsengisoli genome contains the following:
- a CDS encoding c-type cytochrome, with the protein MKYTFKMLAMLALSFSFTTGFAQETPKEEDFFKINKVRIPEGPILEVGGLVTLPNGDLGISTRRGEVYIVENPTSKNPYFRKFASGLHEILGLAYKDGALYCAQRGELTKLIDKNQDGKADVYETIYAWPLSGHYHEYSFGPKIAKDGSFFVTGNVAFGDEEWWRGESRVPMRGWTMNITEDGKMQPWATGQRSPAGPNVIDGQLYYTDNQGDWFGSGAIWQVNKGDFLGHPAGLRWTGRADSPVKLTTEYFNSKIDERRTRNAEGRAIKPENRVNENFKMLWEMKKDFPELRLPSVWLPYGILGISTSEPVKIPQGAFGPFEGQILVGDQGMSIISRVFFETVNGVEQGASFMFRSGFRSGVLRMAWGTDNSLFVGETNRGWGSAGDANEGLERLVYTNKVPFEMKAVRAMPDGFEIEFTKPVDLKSAEDLASYDVESYLYKYHPVYGSPPINKEKLKIKGVKVSADGLRARLIVDNLRQYYIHTITIDGVRSQENFYSLVHPIAYYTLNSIPNGEKLSMSDVSTKNSANAPVANAAPGKGTGKKPVAGAKTTAAAPKAVEGGAKAAAPTYAQVKGLLTTYTCTACHNPTKRQIGPAFADVAKRKYTAEKILSLIHNPQPQNWPGYATEMPPMPQVTKEDGIKIANWINSLNK; encoded by the coding sequence ATGAAATACACTTTTAAAATGCTGGCAATGCTGGCTTTAAGCTTTAGTTTTACAACGGGGTTTGCTCAGGAAACTCCGAAAGAAGAAGATTTCTTCAAAATAAATAAGGTAAGAATACCCGAAGGACCAATTTTAGAGGTTGGTGGTTTGGTTACTTTGCCAAATGGAGATCTTGGTATCTCGACCAGAAGAGGTGAGGTTTATATTGTAGAAAATCCTACAAGTAAAAACCCTTACTTCCGTAAGTTTGCATCAGGCTTACACGAAATATTAGGTTTGGCTTACAAAGATGGCGCACTTTATTGTGCACAAAGAGGTGAGTTAACTAAACTGATTGATAAAAATCAGGATGGTAAAGCTGATGTTTACGAAACTATTTATGCATGGCCATTAAGCGGTCACTATCATGAGTACAGCTTCGGACCAAAAATCGCTAAAGACGGTTCATTCTTTGTTACCGGAAACGTGGCTTTTGGTGATGAGGAATGGTGGCGCGGAGAAAGCCGTGTACCAATGCGTGGCTGGACAATGAACATTACTGAAGATGGTAAAATGCAGCCTTGGGCTACAGGTCAGCGTTCTCCTGCTGGTCCAAACGTAATAGACGGACAACTTTATTACACTGATAACCAGGGAGACTGGTTCGGTTCTGGTGCTATCTGGCAAGTTAACAAAGGAGATTTCTTAGGTCACCCTGCCGGATTAAGATGGACTGGAAGAGCCGATTCGCCAGTTAAACTTACCACAGAGTATTTTAACTCTAAAATTGACGAAAGAAGAACAAGAAATGCTGAAGGAAGAGCTATAAAACCTGAAAACAGAGTGAATGAAAACTTCAAGATGTTATGGGAAATGAAAAAAGATTTTCCTGAGTTAAGATTGCCTTCTGTATGGTTGCCTTATGGTATCCTTGGTATCTCTACTTCAGAGCCTGTTAAAATTCCTCAGGGAGCTTTTGGTCCTTTTGAAGGTCAGATTTTAGTAGGTGACCAAGGTATGAGTATCATTTCGAGAGTATTCTTTGAAACTGTAAACGGTGTAGAGCAAGGTGCTTCATTCATGTTCAGAAGCGGTTTCCGTTCAGGAGTATTAAGAATGGCATGGGGTACTGATAATTCATTGTTTGTTGGAGAAACCAACCGTGGTTGGGGATCAGCAGGTGATGCAAACGAAGGCCTTGAGCGTTTAGTTTATACCAATAAAGTGCCTTTCGAGATGAAAGCTGTTAGAGCAATGCCTGATGGTTTTGAAATTGAATTTACTAAACCAGTTGATTTAAAATCGGCAGAAGATTTAGCTTCATATGATGTAGAAAGCTATTTATATAAATATCACCCGGTTTATGGTTCACCTCCAATCAACAAAGAAAAGTTGAAAATTAAAGGTGTTAAAGTATCGGCTGATGGTTTAAGAGCAAGACTTATTGTTGATAACCTTCGTCAGTATTATATCCATACCATTACTATTGATGGTGTTCGTTCACAAGAAAACTTCTATTCTTTAGTTCATCCAATAGCTTACTATACTTTAAATAGTATTCCAAACGGTGAGAAATTATCTATGAGCGATGTAAGTACTAAAAACTCAGCAAATGCTCCTGTAGCTAATGCTGCTCCTGGAAAAGGAACTGGTAAAAAACCGGTAGCTGGTGCTAAAACTACTGCTGCAGCACCAAAAGCTGTTGAGGGTGGCGCTAAAGCGGCAGCTCCAACTTATGCTCAGGTTAAAGGCTTATTAACAACTTATACTTGTACTGCTTGTCATAACCCGACAAAAAGACAAATCGGACCTGCGTTTGCTGATGTTGCAAAACGTAAGTATACTGCAGAAAAGATTCTTTCTTTAATTCACAACCCTCAGCCTCAAAACTGGCCAGGTTACGCGACAGAAATGCCGCCGATGCCTCAGGTTACTAAAGAAGACGGTATAAAAATAGCCAACTGGATTAATTCCTTGAATAAATAA
- a CDS encoding DUF1080 domain-containing protein, with translation MKLNYLRFGTTAFIWLLGTALVSGQQLADQSEIDLKDLSSFKTPGKTWTLAGGVTANLNEVNVLNVAKGTGILVNVPSKKDHGSDLLTIGEHGDIVLELDYLLAKGANSGIYLQGVYEIQLEDSWGILKPTSSNNGGIYQRWDDSKPEGQQGYQGYAPRQNASKAPGLWQHIKIAFQAPRFDASGNKTANARILGIELNGVLIHDNIELFGVTRGANDKEKALGALRLQGDHGAVAFRNIKTSKLPAEMLNGGQRGGSDTDPIYIDVTTTPNIRSFVDVPGGPKVVHAISVGSPTQVHFSYDLDNGALFQAWHGEFVDATPMWHDRGNGTSRPRGSVTAFTKKPVPTLAKLTDAQGAWLTDTTGTGFKTKGYTLDDQERPTFNYNIYGTKVSDAIKALENGQGLSREIILETPVDNIYALIADASSVEEVSKGLYLVDGQSFYLKFDDTKDKPVIRDVNGRKQLVVPVRGKLNYSILF, from the coding sequence ATGAAGCTTAATTATTTAAGGTTTGGAACAACCGCCTTTATCTGGTTGTTAGGAACTGCCCTTGTGTCTGGTCAGCAGCTTGCCGATCAGTCAGAAATTGATCTGAAAGATCTTTCTTCATTTAAAACTCCGGGAAAGACCTGGACGCTTGCCGGTGGTGTTACTGCCAATTTGAATGAGGTAAACGTATTAAACGTAGCAAAAGGTACCGGTATTCTGGTAAATGTACCCTCTAAGAAAGATCATGGATCAGACCTTTTAACTATTGGTGAACATGGCGACATTGTTCTTGAACTGGATTATTTGCTTGCAAAAGGAGCTAACTCAGGAATTTATCTTCAGGGAGTTTATGAAATTCAGTTAGAAGATTCATGGGGCATCTTGAAACCTACATCTTCAAACAACGGCGGGATTTACCAACGTTGGGACGATTCAAAACCAGAAGGTCAGCAAGGTTACCAGGGTTATGCACCACGTCAGAATGCAAGTAAAGCACCTGGCTTATGGCAGCACATTAAAATTGCATTCCAGGCACCTCGCTTTGATGCATCAGGAAACAAAACAGCTAATGCAAGAATTTTAGGAATAGAACTGAATGGAGTACTTATACACGATAATATAGAATTATTTGGCGTAACAAGAGGTGCCAATGATAAAGAAAAGGCTTTAGGTGCTTTACGTTTGCAAGGCGATCATGGAGCTGTAGCTTTCAGAAACATTAAAACCTCAAAATTACCTGCCGAAATGTTAAACGGTGGTCAAAGAGGTGGTAGCGATACTGATCCTATTTATATAGATGTAACTACTACACCAAACATCCGCAGTTTTGTTGATGTTCCGGGTGGTCCTAAAGTAGTTCATGCTATCTCTGTAGGTAGCCCTACACAGGTTCACTTTAGTTATGATTTAGATAACGGTGCTTTGTTCCAGGCATGGCATGGTGAGTTTGTTGATGCAACTCCAATGTGGCACGACAGAGGTAACGGTACATCGCGTCCTCGTGGCAGTGTAACAGCTTTCACTAAAAAACCTGTTCCTACCTTAGCTAAACTTACTGATGCTCAGGGAGCATGGCTTACTGATACTACCGGTACAGGCTTTAAAACTAAGGGCTATACTTTAGATGATCAGGAACGTCCTACGTTTAATTACAATATCTATGGTACTAAAGTTTCGGATGCTATTAAAGCACTTGAAAATGGTCAGGGCCTAAGCAGAGAAATCATTCTTGAAACTCCGGTTGATAACATCTATGCATTAATAGCTGATGCATCGAGCGTAGAAGAGGTTTCTAAAGGACTTTACCTTGTAGACGGACAATCTTTTTATTTAAAATTTGACGATACCAAAGACAAACCTGTTATCAGGGATGTAAACGGCAGAAAACAACTTGTTGTTCCTGTTCGTGGCAAGTTAAATTATTCTATTTTATTTTAA
- a CDS encoding PQQ-dependent sugar dehydrogenase — protein MKTSFALLISGIALGLLPPLTRTKKTETLLLNNLKQSKLKPKLSIDTPDQNRFVKVSLVQGQLTEPTELAVLPNYDILVSQRRGEFMLYKNSTKTLKEAGKLEVYSKTLNTPDVNAEEGLLGIALDPNFAKNQYVYAFYSPVKPSVNRLSRFKLINDKINLASEKVVLEFYSQREICCHTGGSIAFGPEGYLYVSTGDNSTPFDAPKSKYVNNGYAPLDNREGFQQYDARRSAGNTNDLRGKVLRIKVNEDATYSIPDGNLFPKGQEKTKPEIYVMGNRNPYRISVDQKTGFLYWGEVGPDASNDDALRGPRGYDEVNQARKAGFFGWPLFIGNNYPYKAYDYTDGKNGEAFDPKAGLNNSPNNTGLSSLPPANPAFIWYPYGESKEFPQVGAGGRTAMAGPVYYSRPGASPYPSYYDGKLIIYEWIRGWVKAVTMSPAGDYVSMEPMLSNISLAAPIDMELGPDNKLYILEYGKGWFSKNPDAGITRIDYMAGNRPPVVKNLEIEKTSGLLPYKLVAKVDVTDPDGDALTYVWNLGKGIKKTTTTPELQHTFTKSGEYAISVQVLDKDKASSKSNTVTVYAGNEEPKVDIALTGNKSFYFPGKPINYQVLVSDKGAAVNKSRIYVSNTYTEGLDMAGAKLGHQQAAQTLVGKAIMLKADCSTCHKISTKSIGPAFTQVSAKYQTKAKAADYITSKVINGSKGVWGEVPMPAHPTMKAADVKEIAEWIMTLSAKSTTGPSLPATGKIVPPAETNKDKSVLNIKATYSDLGAAGLKPLSNTKVLNLRSNVINAADIKDISDFGRKDADGVQSLILPQKAGWIKLKGIDLTNVAAFNLNLENANADYSAEIRLGGKDGQVIGKQGSIASGVAISPVTDGKFHDVYIVVKAAHEDVKDRPLLKTVTVKPI, from the coding sequence ATGAAAACTTCTTTTGCATTGTTAATTTCTGGTATTGCGCTTGGCTTGCTTCCACCGCTAACCAGAACAAAAAAAACAGAAACTTTGCTGCTGAACAACCTTAAGCAGAGCAAGTTGAAACCAAAACTTAGCATTGACACACCAGACCAGAACAGGTTTGTTAAAGTTAGCCTTGTACAAGGGCAGCTTACTGAACCTACCGAATTAGCGGTATTGCCTAATTACGATATTTTGGTATCGCAGCGTCGTGGTGAATTTATGCTTTACAAGAACAGCACCAAGACGCTTAAGGAAGCAGGTAAGCTCGAAGTATATTCTAAAACATTAAATACCCCTGATGTAAATGCTGAAGAAGGATTATTAGGTATAGCACTTGACCCTAACTTTGCAAAAAACCAATATGTATATGCTTTTTATAGTCCGGTAAAACCTTCTGTTAACAGGTTATCGCGCTTTAAGCTGATAAATGATAAAATAAACCTTGCTTCAGAAAAGGTTGTACTTGAGTTTTACTCTCAGCGCGAAATATGCTGCCATACCGGTGGTTCTATTGCTTTTGGTCCTGAAGGCTATCTATATGTATCAACAGGCGATAACTCCACTCCTTTTGATGCACCAAAATCTAAGTATGTAAACAATGGCTATGCACCGCTAGACAATCGTGAGGGATTTCAGCAGTATGATGCCCGAAGATCTGCAGGTAACACCAACGACTTAAGAGGTAAAGTACTTAGAATTAAGGTTAACGAGGATGCTACTTATAGTATTCCTGATGGCAACCTGTTCCCTAAAGGCCAGGAAAAAACCAAACCTGAGATTTATGTAATGGGAAACAGAAACCCCTACAGAATATCAGTAGATCAAAAAACAGGCTTCCTGTATTGGGGCGAAGTTGGCCCGGATGCATCAAACGATGATGCTTTAAGAGGGCCAAGAGGTTATGACGAGGTAAATCAGGCCCGCAAAGCAGGATTTTTTGGATGGCCTTTATTTATAGGTAACAACTATCCTTATAAAGCTTATGATTATACCGACGGTAAAAATGGTGAGGCATTTGACCCTAAAGCTGGTTTAAATAACTCGCCTAACAATACTGGTTTATCTAGCCTTCCTCCGGCTAATCCGGCTTTTATATGGTATCCTTACGGAGAATCTAAAGAATTTCCTCAGGTTGGTGCAGGTGGCCGTACTGCAATGGCTGGCCCGGTTTATTATTCAAGACCAGGTGCTTCGCCATATCCTTCATATTATGATGGTAAATTGATTATTTACGAATGGATCCGTGGATGGGTTAAAGCGGTAACTATGTCGCCAGCGGGAGATTATGTAAGTATGGAGCCGATGCTAAGTAACATTTCGTTAGCTGCACCTATTGATATGGAACTTGGTCCGGATAATAAATTATACATCCTTGAGTATGGTAAAGGATGGTTCTCTAAAAATCCTGATGCTGGTATTACCAGAATTGATTACATGGCCGGCAACAGACCTCCTGTTGTGAAAAACCTTGAAATTGAAAAAACAAGTGGCTTATTGCCATATAAACTTGTGGCTAAAGTAGATGTAACAGATCCAGATGGTGATGCTTTAACTTACGTATGGAACTTAGGAAAAGGCATCAAAAAAACTACAACAACACCTGAATTACAGCATACATTTACCAAATCTGGAGAATATGCAATTAGTGTTCAGGTATTGGATAAAGATAAAGCTTCGTCAAAAAGCAATACTGTAACTGTTTACGCAGGAAATGAAGAGCCTAAGGTTGATATAGCTTTAACAGGAAACAAGAGCTTCTATTTCCCAGGAAAACCAATTAATTATCAGGTATTGGTTTCTGATAAAGGTGCTGCTGTAAATAAAAGCAGAATCTATGTATCAAATACTTATACCGAAGGTTTGGATATGGCGGGAGCTAAACTGGGCCATCAGCAAGCTGCACAAACACTTGTGGGTAAAGCCATAATGCTTAAAGCAGATTGCAGTACCTGCCATAAAATTTCTACAAAATCAATTGGCCCTGCATTTACGCAGGTATCTGCCAAATATCAGACAAAAGCCAAAGCTGCTGATTATATCACTTCTAAAGTAATTAACGGTAGTAAAGGTGTTTGGGGCGAAGTTCCTATGCCTGCCCACCCTACTATGAAAGCTGCTGATGTTAAGGAAATTGCTGAATGGATCATGACTTTAAGTGCAAAATCTACAACTGGTCCTTCTTTACCTGCTACAGGTAAAATTGTGCCTCCGGCAGAAACCAATAAAGATAAATCTGTTTTAAATATTAAAGCAACTTACTCTGATTTAGGAGCTGCAGGCTTAAAACCTTTATCAAACACCAAGGTCCTTAATTTAAGAAGCAATGTTATAAATGCAGCCGATATTAAAGATATATCTGATTTCGGACGTAAAGATGCCGATGGGGTTCAATCATTAATATTGCCTCAAAAAGCTGGCTGGATTAAATTAAAAGGTATTGATTTAACTAATGTTGCTGCCTTTAACCTAAATCTGGAAAATGCAAATGCTGATTACAGCGCTGAAATCAGATTGGGTGGTAAAGATGGGCAGGTAATTGGAAAGCAAGGTTCAATTGCTTCAGGTGTAGCTATAAGCCCGGTAACTGATGGTAAATTCCATGATGTTTATATAGTGGTTAAAGCTGCTCATGAAGATGTAAAAGACAGACCTCTTTTAAAAACTGTAACAGTTAAGCCTATTTAA
- a CDS encoding PVC-type heme-binding CxxCH protein, whose translation MAINFTKTTLFAAKVALVLFQPVLLFKTCNPSVSEQKDRLKVQTDTPLTEATKHLPGNSLAGLRTFPGLHVQTMATEPTLINPTNIDVDEKGRVWVTEAYNYRFEINNNKPKPEGDRILILEDKDGDGVLETSKTFYQGAEINAPLGICVLGNRVIVAQSPYVWAFYDDNGDDKADRKEILFQGIGGEQHDHGVHTFTFGPDGKLYFNFGNMGETLKDKNNKTVLDQDGDEIGPKKYKEGMVFRCNPDGSNVEVLGHNFRNPFEVAVDSYGTVWQSDNDDDGNKGVRINYVMEHGNFGFKDEMTGAYWPAERINMEDSIPLRHWHLNDPGVVPNLLQTGSGSPTGILIYEGSLLPAQFHNQIIHSEPGHNVVRSYPVKKNGAGYSAEIINILNNDKDQWFRPADVCIAPDGSLIIADWYDPGVGGHRVGDLERGRIYRVAPNALASKYSVPVFNFETPNGAIAALQNPNLAVRRHAYLALTEMDKKAIPALNKLWKSSANQRMRARALWILSKSSDSKKYLDEAIKDKNPDIRITALRAVKQTNLNVTDYVTQLVNDANMEVLRECAIALRHNKTAEAAELWAKLATKHNGTDRWYLEALGIGADRQWNSYLAAYLKLVNDPLSGAGGKDIIWRSRTSLALPFLEKLTSDQSVPLANRLRYFRAFDFIEDGADRTKTLIAMLGKNTDLATTSIILSLMDAKEVASSPVSLNALKKVLESKSQTPEYINLITKYQIKTEGAKLLEMVIANGSKSAGVDAARLLIEFKDTERINEVIKSKDLNKIAPVFEALGAVGNKESISILSGAATSTSYDKALRQKAAEMLGKSRNGEKRTLDLLKSKALSDDLIPFAVKGVSGSGIKGLYDEAKTYLPGAKTDEAKKNTMVSFNEIIALKGNALKGKAVFNKACFICHKANGQGLDFGPNLSEIGAKLPKEGLFDAIVRPSAGVSFGYETSQLDMKDGSTLVGIISSRTESDIQLKYPGGASQKLKSANVNFIKEVPGSMMPDGLQETITKQEFSDLLEFLSSLKKKEQ comes from the coding sequence ATGGCTATTAATTTTACCAAAACCACCCTATTTGCTGCCAAGGTTGCATTAGTTTTGTTTCAACCTGTTCTATTATTTAAAACATGTAACCCGTCTGTAAGTGAACAGAAAGACCGCTTAAAGGTTCAAACTGATACTCCTTTAACAGAAGCAACAAAACATTTGCCGGGTAACAGCCTGGCCGGTTTGCGCACATTTCCGGGTCTGCATGTTCAAACCATGGCAACTGAACCTACATTAATAAATCCGACCAATATTGACGTTGATGAAAAAGGCAGGGTTTGGGTTACTGAAGCCTACAATTACAGGTTTGAAATTAACAACAACAAACCTAAACCTGAAGGCGACAGGATTTTAATACTAGAAGATAAGGATGGCGATGGAGTTTTAGAAACCAGCAAAACATTTTATCAGGGAGCTGAAATTAATGCGCCATTAGGCATTTGTGTGTTGGGCAACAGGGTTATTGTTGCTCAAAGTCCTTATGTGTGGGCTTTTTACGATGACAATGGTGATGATAAGGCTGATCGTAAAGAAATCCTGTTTCAGGGAATCGGCGGTGAACAACATGACCATGGTGTACACACCTTTACTTTTGGCCCTGATGGAAAACTATATTTCAATTTCGGGAATATGGGGGAAACACTAAAGGATAAAAATAACAAAACGGTACTTGATCAGGATGGCGATGAGATTGGCCCTAAAAAATATAAAGAAGGTATGGTGTTCAGGTGTAATCCTGATGGGTCTAATGTGGAGGTTTTAGGACACAATTTTAGAAACCCTTTTGAGGTTGCGGTTGATAGTTACGGTACGGTTTGGCAAAGTGACAATGATGATGACGGTAATAAAGGTGTGCGGATTAACTATGTAATGGAACACGGTAATTTTGGTTTTAAAGATGAAATGACTGGTGCATACTGGCCTGCAGAGCGTATTAATATGGAAGACTCTATCCCACTGCGCCATTGGCACTTAAATGATCCGGGTGTGGTTCCTAACCTTTTGCAAACAGGCTCCGGATCTCCGACAGGTATTTTGATTTATGAGGGCTCATTATTGCCTGCTCAATTCCACAATCAGATTATACATTCAGAACCTGGGCATAACGTAGTTAGATCATACCCTGTAAAGAAAAATGGCGCAGGCTATTCTGCAGAAATCATTAACATATTAAATAATGACAAAGACCAATGGTTTAGACCAGCAGATGTTTGTATAGCTCCGGATGGCTCTTTAATTATAGCAGACTGGTATGATCCCGGAGTTGGCGGGCACAGAGTTGGCGACCTTGAACGCGGGCGCATTTACAGGGTTGCTCCTAATGCTCTTGCATCAAAGTACTCTGTTCCGGTATTTAATTTTGAAACGCCTAATGGCGCTATTGCAGCCCTTCAGAATCCGAATTTAGCAGTGCGACGACATGCTTACCTGGCTTTGACGGAGATGGATAAAAAAGCGATTCCGGCTTTAAATAAATTATGGAAATCGTCGGCCAATCAGCGTATGAGAGCCAGGGCTTTATGGATTTTATCTAAATCGTCTGATTCCAAGAAATATTTAGATGAGGCCATTAAGGATAAAAATCCTGACATCCGCATTACTGCTTTAAGAGCCGTAAAACAAACTAATTTAAATGTAACTGATTATGTGACGCAATTGGTAAATGATGCCAATATGGAGGTTTTAAGAGAGTGTGCTATAGCGCTTAGACATAATAAGACTGCAGAGGCTGCTGAACTTTGGGCCAAGCTGGCTACAAAACACAACGGAACTGACAGATGGTACCTTGAAGCCTTAGGTATTGGTGCAGATAGGCAATGGAATAGCTATCTGGCAGCATATTTAAAGTTGGTAAACGATCCGTTATCAGGTGCTGGAGGTAAAGATATTATCTGGCGTTCCAGAACTTCACTAGCCCTACCCTTTTTAGAAAAATTAACATCTGACCAAAGCGTACCGTTAGCTAATAGGCTTAGATATTTCCGCGCATTTGACTTTATTGAGGATGGTGCAGACAGAACTAAAACTTTAATAGCTATGCTTGGTAAAAACACTGATCTTGCTACAACTTCTATTATACTTAGTTTAATGGATGCGAAAGAGGTTGCAAGTTCTCCTGTTTCTTTAAATGCTTTGAAAAAGGTACTTGAATCAAAATCCCAAACACCGGAATACATTAATCTGATAACTAAATATCAAATTAAAACAGAAGGTGCCAAATTATTAGAAATGGTAATTGCCAATGGAAGTAAGTCGGCCGGAGTTGATGCTGCACGCCTTTTAATTGAATTTAAAGATACTGAACGGATTAATGAGGTTATTAAAAGCAAGGATTTGAATAAAATAGCCCCGGTTTTTGAGGCTCTGGGTGCGGTGGGTAATAAAGAATCTATAAGTATACTTTCTGGCGCGGCAACCAGCACATCTTATGATAAAGCATTACGCCAGAAAGCTGCTGAAATGCTGGGGAAAAGCCGAAACGGTGAAAAGAGAACTTTAGATTTACTGAAAAGCAAGGCTTTGTCTGATGACTTGATTCCGTTTGCAGTAAAAGGCGTAAGCGGATCGGGTATTAAAGGATTATACGATGAAGCAAAAACCTATTTACCAGGCGCTAAAACAGACGAGGCAAAAAAGAACACCATGGTTAGCTTTAACGAGATCATTGCATTGAAAGGAAATGCATTGAAAGGAAAAGCAGTGTTTAACAAAGCTTGCTTTATATGCCATAAAGCAAATGGACAAGGATTGGATTTTGGACCAAACTTGTCTGAAATTGGTGCAAAACTACCTAAAGAAGGTCTTTTTGATGCCATTGTAAGACCATCGGCCGGTGTAAGCTTTGGTTATGAAACTTCGCAATTGGATATGAAAGATGGTTCAACCCTGGTAGGTATTATTTCGAGCAGAACAGAATCTGATATTCAATTGAAATATCCAGGGGGAGCCAGTCAAAAACTAAAATCGGCTAATGTTAATTTTATAAAAGAAGTTCCAGGCTCTATGATGCCTGATGGGTTACAGGAAACAATAACAAAGCAGGAGTTTTCTGATTTGCTTGAATTCCTTTCTTCATTAAAGAAAAAAGAGCAATAA